A genomic region of Phosphitispora fastidiosa contains the following coding sequences:
- a CDS encoding acyltransferase — MKRILSFLYKKIVLFWLKFRNRNLKILGSVHISGYPEISIGKDSKLIIGDNVTLNSSNHDYHVNMFAPVKLLAKRKGATIIVGANTRIHGSCIHAFEKISIGKNCLIAANCQIFDESGHSISFDDTTNRLKTRGKTKPIVIRDNVWIGTGCIILPGVTIKEGSVIAAGSVVTKDVPAYCLAGGNPAKIIRQQ; from the coding sequence ATGAAACGCATATTAAGTTTTCTGTATAAAAAAATCGTCTTGTTTTGGTTAAAATTCAGAAACCGTAATTTGAAAATACTAGGTTCTGTTCATATCAGTGGATATCCTGAAATATCGATTGGCAAAGACTCTAAATTAATCATTGGCGATAATGTTACATTAAATTCTAGCAACCATGATTATCACGTCAACATGTTTGCCCCCGTTAAATTACTCGCAAAGCGTAAAGGTGCTACAATAATTGTCGGGGCAAACACAAGGATTCACGGCAGTTGCATCCACGCCTTTGAAAAAATCTCAATCGGTAAAAATTGCTTGATAGCCGCGAACTGCCAGATATTTGATGAAAGCGGACACAGTATTTCATTTGATGATACCACCAACAGACTTAAAACCAGAGGAAAAACCAAACCAATAGTGATAAGGGATAATGTTTGGATTGGAACCGGATGTATAATCCTTCCCGGAGTAACCATTAAAGAAGGTAGCGTAATAGCCGCTGGAAGTGTGGTTACAAAAGATGTGCCAGCCTACTGTTTAGCCGGGGGAAATCCCGCCAAGATTATACGGCAACAATAA
- a CDS encoding phage major capsid protein, whose translation MAELTMSAIAEALKLWYLEGLRYQMNEKASAFLTQIERTSEHVEGKKIIMALRYGVQGGIGNRADNGTLPTSNSRKTKQAEWETKNLFARIQLSDKTIKASRSSVGAFARMLETEISDCEIDCKRDLSRQAVGDGTGVLCTITSINAGTKTITCNNDIGVQYLAVGMLVDVYDVDAETIDNAGVEVTAVDRANKTAVLSALDASIGNGDVLYVNGNKDLEITGLKGVFENTTLYDVIRSTETWFNATKIATVGEISEIKMQQGIDDADIEAGSEINFMLGSHGVRRGYLNLLNAQKQLVNTMELKGGFKAISFNGLPFVADKFIAPGELYFLDLSDWKVYEMSDYEWLNEDGAVLNRVANKPVWEATMAKYCDLGCQKPKGQVKMSGITEH comes from the coding sequence ATGGCTGAACTCACCATGAGCGCCATTGCTGAAGCTCTGAAGCTCTGGTATCTCGAAGGGCTCCGCTATCAGATGAACGAAAAAGCGAGTGCGTTCCTGACTCAGATCGAGCGCACTAGTGAGCATGTTGAAGGTAAGAAAATCATTATGGCCCTGCGTTACGGGGTGCAGGGTGGAATCGGGAATAGGGCAGACAATGGAACCTTGCCGACTTCTAACAGCCGTAAAACCAAGCAGGCTGAATGGGAAACCAAGAACCTGTTTGCCCGTATTCAGCTCAGTGATAAGACCATCAAGGCCAGCCGGTCCAGCGTTGGGGCTTTTGCCAGGATGCTGGAAACCGAAATCAGTGATTGTGAGATTGACTGCAAACGTGACCTGTCCAGGCAGGCAGTTGGTGACGGTACTGGTGTTCTTTGTACTATTACCAGTATCAATGCCGGGACCAAGACCATTACCTGTAACAATGACATTGGAGTACAGTACCTTGCTGTTGGTATGCTGGTTGATGTGTACGATGTTGATGCCGAGACAATTGACAATGCCGGTGTCGAAGTTACTGCTGTTGACCGTGCTAACAAAACGGCAGTTCTGTCTGCCCTCGATGCTTCAATTGGCAATGGTGACGTATTATATGTCAATGGCAACAAGGACTTGGAAATAACCGGCCTTAAGGGTGTTTTTGAAAACACCACTCTTTATGATGTTATCCGGTCAACCGAAACATGGTTCAACGCAACCAAAATTGCCACTGTTGGTGAAATCTCTGAGATTAAAATGCAGCAAGGTATTGACGATGCTGATATTGAGGCCGGGTCTGAGATTAATTTCATGCTTGGTTCTCACGGTGTTCGCCGGGGATACCTGAACCTGCTCAACGCTCAGAAGCAGCTTGTCAACACCATGGAACTGAAGGGCGGTTTCAAGGCTATCAGTTTCAATGGACTGCCCTTTGTAGCCGATAAATTCATTGCCCCAGGGGAACTCTATTTCCTTGACCTGTCCGACTGGAAGGTTTATGAAATGAGCGACTATGAGTGGCTTAATGAAGACGGTGCAGTCTTAAACCGTGTGGCCAATAAGCCGGTTTGGGAAGCAACCATGGCCAAATATTGTGACCTCGGCTGCCAGAAGCCTAAGGGCCAAGTCAAAATGTCCGGGATCACCGAACACTAA
- a CDS encoding DUF2829 domain-containing protein: protein MKKHIGTKIIMAKRMTAEEASRTLQRPIDTSNADEQGNGYLVRYPDGYISWSPKAQFEAAYRKADRLTFGLAIEALKKGCKLARKGWNGKNMWILMQSPDEHSKMTLPYLYIEYPVGHPAYPNGSRVPWFPSQTDMLMEDWMVVE, encoded by the coding sequence ATGAAAAAACATATTGGAACCAAAATCATTATGGCAAAACGCATGACAGCGGAGGAAGCTAGCCGCACATTACAACGGCCCATCGACACCTCAAATGCAGACGAACAAGGCAACGGTTATCTGGTGAGATATCCTGATGGGTATATAAGTTGGTCACCGAAGGCGCAGTTTGAGGCAGCGTACCGTAAGGCTGATCGATTAACTTTTGGACTGGCTATTGAAGCACTGAAAAAAGGCTGTAAACTTGCCCGTAAGGGTTGGAATGGCAAAAACATGTGGATTCTGATGCAGTCACCGGATGAACACAGCAAAATGACTTTACCTTATCTGTATATAGAGTATCCGGTGGGACATCCGGCATATCCGAACGGCTCACGTGTTCCCTGGTTTCCGTCTCAGACTGACATGCTTATGGAAGATTGGATGGTGGTTGAATAA
- a CDS encoding phage terminase large subunit has translation MALPQSEVRVSVPYKANKRQEVFHSCPAEEAVYGGAKGGGKSCGLVMEALAYALEYPGAEMYLFRETYDDLEANIIKEWKEKVPKELYSYNEGKHVVTVYNGTKIKFRFIRNKSDAARYDGRSMDWVGVDELTKHEEESIQILLSCLRSPKGFPARFRGTCNPGNIGHMWVKKRYISATNYGKDLARDPVTKNRIAFIPAKVYDNEVLMKNDPNYVKRLENLPKDKRKAYLFGDWDIYEGMAFEEFSHDIHVCKPFPIPAHWRRWRSLDNGYADPFAWYWFAVSEDGIVYIYREYTRDYNAPKVIYSDQARKVVDLSKRLDIDDIGQEIWVPEKIDFTVAGHDAWQTHVRDESGKTLIDYYQDGGVFGFIRPITDRKFRKAVWHEYLKPYYDEVTKKMTAKVQIFDTCKFLVEYLPMQIEDEKDSEKVAETSIDHWYDGAGYGLIAYHVQYTKPPKEEEPPIARHKNQLAKRRRHTTRRMS, from the coding sequence ATGGCCCTTCCACAAAGTGAAGTTAGGGTATCGGTCCCTTATAAAGCCAATAAGAGACAGGAAGTATTCCATTCTTGCCCGGCAGAAGAGGCGGTGTATGGCGGGGCAAAAGGCGGCGGTAAGAGCTGCGGTCTGGTCATGGAGGCCCTGGCATATGCTCTTGAATATCCTGGGGCAGAAATGTACCTGTTCCGGGAGACATACGATGATCTGGAAGCCAACATCATTAAAGAGTGGAAAGAGAAGGTTCCTAAAGAACTTTACTCATACAACGAAGGCAAGCACGTTGTTACTGTTTACAATGGTACTAAGATAAAATTCCGGTTTATCCGAAACAAATCAGATGCGGCCCGGTATGATGGCCGGTCCATGGACTGGGTTGGTGTTGATGAGCTAACCAAGCATGAGGAAGAATCAATTCAGATACTTCTCTCGTGTCTGCGGAGCCCCAAAGGTTTCCCGGCCCGGTTCCGGGGAACATGTAACCCTGGCAATATCGGGCATATGTGGGTAAAGAAAAGATATATCTCAGCCACAAACTACGGTAAAGACCTTGCCCGGGACCCAGTAACCAAAAACAGGATAGCTTTTATTCCTGCTAAGGTTTATGACAACGAAGTATTGATGAAGAATGACCCCAACTATGTCAAGAGGTTAGAGAACCTTCCTAAAGACAAAAGGAAGGCTTATTTATTTGGTGACTGGGACATCTATGAAGGCATGGCCTTTGAAGAGTTCTCCCATGATATCCATGTATGCAAGCCGTTTCCGATACCGGCACACTGGCGGCGTTGGCGCAGCCTGGATAATGGATATGCTGACCCGTTTGCGTGGTACTGGTTTGCTGTTAGTGAGGATGGTATTGTCTATATCTACAGGGAATACACCAGGGATTACAATGCCCCCAAGGTTATTTATTCGGATCAGGCCCGGAAGGTTGTTGACCTGTCCAAACGCCTTGATATTGATGATATTGGTCAGGAGATATGGGTACCTGAAAAGATTGATTTCACTGTAGCCGGTCACGATGCCTGGCAAACTCACGTCCGGGATGAGTCAGGGAAAACCCTGATTGACTATTACCAGGATGGTGGAGTGTTCGGGTTTATCCGGCCAATAACTGACCGGAAATTCAGGAAGGCTGTTTGGCACGAATACCTGAAGCCTTATTATGATGAGGTTACCAAGAAGATGACCGCCAAGGTCCAGATATTCGATACCTGTAAGTTTCTTGTAGAATACCTGCCGATGCAGATTGAGGATGAAAAAGACTCTGAGAAGGTTGCCGAGACAAGCATTGACCACTGGTATGATGGGGCCGGATACGGGCTCATAGCTTACCATGTTCAATATACCAAGCCCCCTAAAGAGGAGGAGCCGCCTATCGCACGGCACAAAAACCAGCTGGCGAAGCGGCGCAGGCATACCACTCGCAGGATGAGTTAG
- a CDS encoding terminase small subunit: MAEQIKQEQEKLKKLNTKQQRFVDEYLIDHNATQAAIRAGYSKRTAGSIGEENLKKPEIKAAIDAGLEELRQRNAVTVDRVLAEYSKIAFADIKDFLEFKTVKTLLDQDDDGNPIYGYKNVVEVKPSDQVDGSIINEVSISRDGTFRFKLGSKEKALDALAKHLGMFIEKSEIDINGRIIVEFGIPRPSKDELWEDKDKVEVNETTLHETESHEGEK; the protein is encoded by the coding sequence GTGGCAGAGCAAATTAAACAGGAGCAGGAGAAGCTAAAAAAACTGAACACCAAGCAGCAGCGATTTGTCGATGAATATTTGATTGACCACAATGCGACTCAGGCTGCCATACGCGCCGGGTATTCGAAAAGGACGGCTGGGTCTATCGGCGAAGAAAACCTTAAAAAACCTGAAATAAAGGCCGCTATTGACGCTGGATTAGAGGAACTACGCCAGCGCAATGCCGTGACCGTGGACAGAGTCCTGGCAGAGTATTCCAAAATTGCCTTTGCTGACATCAAAGACTTCCTGGAGTTTAAGACGGTCAAAACACTACTTGATCAAGATGATGATGGCAACCCAATATATGGATATAAAAACGTAGTAGAGGTTAAACCTAGTGACCAGGTTGACGGCAGTATTATCAATGAGGTAAGTATCAGCAGGGATGGGACGTTTAGATTTAAGCTGGGCAGCAAGGAAAAGGCTCTTGATGCTCTGGCCAAACATCTTGGAATGTTTATTGAAAAGTCAGAGATTGATATAAATGGCCGGATCATAGTTGAGTTTGGTATACCGAGACCCTCAAAAGATGAGCTCTGGGAAGATAAGGACAAAGTAGAAGTCAACGAAACTACTCTCCATGAAACTGAATCACATGAAGGTGAGAAGTAA
- the radC gene encoding RadC family protein, with the protein MYRIPVYRVQLVREKSQPAESKHINSPFDAFKVLGAMLENEDRENFVVMMVDTKHKIIGINTVSVGTLNSSPVHPREVFKPAMLANAAAVILGHNHPSGEVKASPEDIEVTRRLEDAGAILGIEVLDHVIVGHGTYYSLKEAGCF; encoded by the coding sequence ATGTATCGAATCCCCGTGTACCGCGTCCAGTTAGTACGCGAAAAGAGTCAACCGGCAGAATCTAAACACATTAATAGCCCGTTTGACGCCTTCAAAGTTTTAGGAGCCATGCTTGAAAATGAGGACCGTGAAAACTTTGTAGTAATGATGGTTGATACCAAACACAAAATAATTGGCATTAACACTGTATCGGTCGGTACGCTCAACAGTAGCCCGGTTCATCCCCGCGAAGTTTTTAAGCCCGCCATGCTTGCCAACGCCGCAGCCGTCATACTGGGTCACAATCATCCAAGTGGAGAGGTTAAGGCCAGCCCGGAAGATATTGAAGTTACCCGCCGTCTGGAAGATGCCGGGGCTATTTTAGGAATTGAAGTTCTTGACCATGTAATTGTCGGCCATGGTACATATTACAGCTTAAAGGAAGCGGGGTGTTTTTAA
- a CDS encoding AbrB/MazE/SpoVT family DNA-binding domain-containing protein has protein sequence MKATGVVRKVDELGRVVIPIELRRTLEIDEKDSLEFFVDGEKIILRKYEPACVFCSKTEDIIVFRGKRVCKICARIQGQMADELESEESNDEMGKSETQKETE, from the coding sequence ATGAAAGCTACTGGTGTCGTAAGAAAAGTTGACGAACTGGGCCGGGTTGTTATCCCGATTGAGTTAAGACGAACACTGGAAATTGATGAAAAGGATTCACTGGAATTCTTTGTTGATGGTGAGAAGATTATTCTCAGGAAATATGAACCGGCTTGCGTTTTCTGCAGTAAGACTGAGGACATTATTGTGTTCCGTGGGAAGAGGGTTTGTAAAATCTGCGCCAGGATTCAGGGGCAGATGGCAGATGAATTAGAATCGGAGGAATCTAATGATGAGATGGGCAAATCCGAAACCCAAAAAGAAACGGAATAA
- a CDS encoding 3D domain-containing protein: MKKLILQVLACILLGVWFGYVLDQSVDLYVRYDRLQRDNGPVISLNRNGIGQQKPRLIMPQKTRKEPASRGQPAKVLTMKATAYNLTKNLTASGTKVCPGTVAVDPEVIPLGTRLYVEGYGPAIALDTGRLIKGNRIDVWFPPERGLAKKWGVKTVKVYIYGGR; encoded by the coding sequence ATGAAAAAACTAATTCTGCAGGTCTTGGCCTGTATATTGTTGGGGGTGTGGTTTGGATATGTTCTTGATCAATCTGTTGATTTGTATGTGCGCTATGATAGGCTTCAGCGCGATAATGGGCCTGTTATTAGCCTTAACAGAAATGGCATCGGACAGCAAAAGCCAAGGCTGATAATGCCGCAAAAAACACGAAAAGAACCCGCATCAAGAGGGCAGCCAGCAAAAGTGCTGACAATGAAGGCAACGGCCTATAATTTGACCAAAAACTTGACGGCTTCAGGTACAAAGGTTTGCCCTGGCACGGTGGCTGTGGACCCGGAAGTTATTCCGTTGGGCACTAGGCTGTACGTTGAGGGTTACGGCCCAGCAATTGCCCTGGACACCGGCAGGCTAATCAAGGGAAACAGGATAGATGTATGGTTTCCCCCGGAGAGGGGGCTGGCTAAAAAGTGGGGCGTGAAAACGGTTAAGGTCTATATATACGGGGGTAGGTAA
- a CDS encoding CHC2 zinc finger domain-containing protein produces MANDLDSIISQLDIPQWFEQNGVTIVKRKGKSWSCVCPFCHDPKHFSLNPQTGLWKCWKCDESGNAITFYAKIKNTDNKAAVKEMKKMLGIEDEPRTRKPRKKKSPEEQKPVDLPDITKQIYEKFFSLLPLTDKHREEFKVKRGFTDETINLLRYRSGGEHVTAIVEKLRKDFSKTDLVSSGILKEVNNSVIIEEQLLQDIPLIPYISEKNIIYHIRPHKIGFENFPAHLYCPYLLHGKDPKHIVLTEGEFKAGALQQWGIPALAEPGISSFGRKHFDRMVQVLRRLGVEEATVIFDNEVKDNPAHSNYKPRADKRYDTQFWAYITAYNLNNAGIISQVGTLLDEWRVDGKIDFDMAMAQGHTRDEILAVINAAVPPEDYLGQLPDEALRIIKRKKERFFAGTLPIKREFNQYVVTRQTRNGGEQYEQIISNFVINIRSSFHTPSGVIRNVEFVNKHSERSETLTMDPGDMAGLDSFKKFCLGKGNYLFKGRAEDLILIWEYEFMRDTGEIIYMPEKIGYLDNGLWLFGNMAIKDGEVKYPDNDGIIWLNGKGYKPQSLQIGPRGEPVEDAIPSLYEGEVNIKDIARKLYDTIGGYEAYMAIGWVVGTIFSKDVFARYKLYPILFPHGKRESGKSTFMRWIQAFFGTETEGITIGDTTTANYIARVLSYYSSLGVWFDEYRNETKVTQKDGFFRSAYNRQLSGKGTATAFQTRGFTVNSTIAISGEELPRDNGLFTRLVPLQISTNKRKSIDADNQFEWINRHCRKFSGFVRYLITNYERLLPTVLDRISGIKKFLTALDVSDRTAENWAICAGAFEAAVFEDDTFIEWVEISCQEIRQTGEQEHMLNQFWDDVHYMFVEGQFGENFIKVSGDKLYIWLKGLYEAWTIHYRRKTGREPFDYTSIIQYLKDEQYYLPVAKTIRMGQGPCRVIGVDINSATETIQELAEKVRAKYPPTMDV; encoded by the coding sequence TTGGCAAATGATTTAGACAGCATTATTTCACAATTAGATATACCACAATGGTTTGAGCAGAACGGGGTTACAATTGTTAAGCGCAAAGGTAAGTCCTGGTCCTGTGTGTGCCCGTTTTGCCATGACCCGAAGCATTTTTCGCTGAATCCGCAAACAGGCCTTTGGAAGTGCTGGAAGTGCGATGAATCAGGCAATGCCATAACTTTTTACGCAAAAATAAAGAATACGGATAATAAGGCTGCGGTCAAAGAAATGAAAAAGATGCTCGGGATTGAGGATGAACCAAGGACAAGGAAACCGCGCAAGAAGAAGTCTCCGGAAGAACAGAAACCGGTTGACCTCCCGGATATTACGAAACAGATCTATGAGAAATTCTTCTCCCTGCTGCCGCTAACAGATAAGCACCGGGAAGAGTTTAAAGTCAAACGGGGTTTTACGGACGAAACCATAAACCTGCTCCGTTATAGGTCTGGTGGGGAGCATGTCACAGCTATTGTTGAAAAGCTGCGGAAGGATTTTTCCAAGACAGACTTGGTTAGCTCTGGAATACTCAAAGAGGTTAATAATTCAGTTATTATTGAAGAGCAATTACTTCAAGATATCCCGCTGATCCCATACATAAGCGAGAAAAATATTATCTACCACATCCGGCCACACAAAATAGGATTCGAGAACTTCCCGGCACATCTGTATTGCCCGTACCTTCTTCACGGCAAAGACCCAAAGCATATTGTTCTTACGGAGGGTGAGTTCAAGGCCGGTGCCCTTCAACAGTGGGGCATACCCGCCCTGGCCGAACCGGGGATATCATCGTTTGGCCGGAAGCATTTTGATCGCATGGTGCAAGTTTTACGCAGGCTGGGAGTGGAAGAAGCCACGGTTATCTTTGACAACGAAGTCAAGGATAATCCGGCCCATTCAAACTATAAACCCCGGGCAGACAAGAGGTACGATACTCAATTCTGGGCCTATATCACGGCATATAATCTGAATAACGCAGGAATCATATCACAGGTGGGGACGCTGCTGGACGAATGGCGGGTTGATGGTAAGATTGATTTTGATATGGCCATGGCCCAGGGACATACCAGGGATGAAATATTAGCAGTTATTAATGCAGCCGTGCCTCCGGAGGATTACCTGGGGCAGTTGCCCGATGAAGCCCTGCGGATTATTAAAAGAAAAAAGGAGCGTTTTTTCGCCGGTACGCTGCCCATTAAGCGGGAGTTTAATCAGTATGTCGTAACCAGGCAGACACGGAACGGCGGGGAGCAATATGAGCAGATTATCTCCAACTTTGTCATCAATATCCGTTCCAGCTTTCACACTCCTTCCGGAGTTATCAGAAACGTTGAGTTTGTGAATAAGCACAGTGAACGGTCAGAAACACTTACTATGGATCCTGGGGACATGGCAGGGTTAGATTCGTTTAAAAAGTTCTGCCTGGGCAAAGGTAACTACCTGTTCAAGGGCCGGGCGGAAGATTTGATTTTAATATGGGAGTATGAGTTTATGAGGGACACAGGCGAAATTATCTATATGCCAGAGAAAATTGGGTATTTAGATAACGGGCTTTGGCTGTTCGGAAACATGGCCATTAAAGACGGTGAAGTGAAGTACCCGGACAATGACGGTATTATCTGGCTGAACGGCAAAGGATATAAGCCCCAGAGCCTTCAGATTGGCCCCAGGGGTGAGCCGGTGGAGGATGCTATACCAAGCCTTTACGAAGGTGAGGTTAACATCAAGGACATAGCCAGGAAGCTATATGACACGATTGGCGGGTATGAGGCATATATGGCTATCGGGTGGGTAGTGGGTACTATATTCTCAAAGGATGTCTTTGCCCGGTACAAGCTATACCCGATATTGTTCCCTCACGGTAAACGGGAATCAGGCAAGTCTACGTTTATGCGCTGGATTCAGGCGTTTTTCGGGACCGAAACGGAGGGCATTACCATTGGCGACACGACCACGGCGAACTATATCGCGCGGGTATTATCATATTACAGCAGTCTCGGTGTTTGGTTTGATGAGTACCGCAATGAAACGAAGGTTACGCAAAAAGATGGGTTCTTTCGTAGTGCATATAACCGGCAGCTGTCTGGAAAAGGTACAGCAACAGCATTTCAAACACGAGGTTTTACTGTCAATTCTACAATTGCTATTTCAGGCGAAGAGTTACCGCGCGACAATGGATTGTTTACACGGCTTGTTCCTCTCCAAATTAGCACAAACAAACGTAAGAGTATTGACGCTGACAATCAATTTGAATGGATCAATAGACATTGCCGTAAATTCAGCGGTTTTGTTAGATACCTTATCACCAATTACGAGAGACTACTCCCCACCGTCCTTGATAGAATATCTGGAATTAAAAAGTTTCTTACAGCCCTTGATGTGTCCGACAGAACCGCAGAAAACTGGGCCATATGTGCGGGGGCGTTCGAGGCAGCAGTGTTTGAAGATGATACGTTTATCGAATGGGTTGAGATTTCCTGCCAGGAAATTAGGCAGACCGGTGAGCAGGAGCACATGTTAAACCAATTTTGGGATGATGTCCATTACATGTTTGTAGAAGGGCAGTTCGGCGAAAACTTTATCAAGGTGTCAGGGGACAAGCTGTATATCTGGTTGAAGGGACTATATGAAGCATGGACTATCCATTACCGAAGAAAGACCGGCAGGGAACCTTTTGACTACACTTCTATCATACAGTACCTGAAGGACGAGCAGTATTATTTGCCGGTGGCCAAAACCATCAGGATGGGGCAGGGGCCGTGTCGGGTTATAGGTGTGGATATAAATAGTGCTACGGAGACAATTCAGGAGCTGGCAGAGAAGGTCCGGGCAAAATACCCGCCAACGATGGATGTGTAG
- a CDS encoding DNA-methyltransferase — translation MVNQIILGNALDILKTLPDKSVNCCVTSPPYWNLRDYGVAGQLGLEPTPEEYVSNMVEVFREVKRVLRDDGTLWLNIGDCYAPSAPGTMGDNIHIEGTKEATKRARKIMRPQIPEGLKPKDLVGIPWRLAFALQANGWYLRSDIIWHKPSCMPEAVKDRPTKAHEYLFLLSKARRYYYDYEAIKEKANWPGGSWARSKCYDDDTTGKLRSFYGNGAKWEGSETRNKRTVWTVPTKPFSGAHFATFPPKLIEPCILAGCPEGGIVLDPFMGAGTTALVAIELSRNYIGIELNPEYIKIAENRLKNIQMNLNFFTHSTQ, via the coding sequence ATGGTCAACCAAATCATTCTTGGCAATGCTCTCGATATATTAAAAACCCTGCCTGACAAATCCGTTAATTGCTGTGTAACCTCTCCCCCATATTGGAACCTGCGAGATTATGGTGTTGCTGGCCAGTTGGGACTTGAACCTACTCCGGAAGAATATGTGTCTAACATGGTTGAAGTGTTCCGGGAGGTTAAACGGGTTTTGCGGGACGATGGAACCTTATGGTTAAACATTGGCGATTGCTACGCTCCCAGCGCACCGGGTACTATGGGTGATAATATTCATATTGAGGGGACTAAAGAAGCAACCAAAAGAGCCAGGAAAATTATGAGGCCGCAAATTCCGGAAGGATTAAAACCGAAAGACCTTGTTGGGATTCCATGGAGATTGGCCTTTGCGCTTCAGGCAAATGGGTGGTACCTGCGCTCAGACATCATATGGCACAAACCGAGTTGTATGCCGGAAGCGGTAAAAGACCGGCCCACCAAGGCACACGAATATTTGTTTCTGTTAAGCAAGGCACGCAGGTATTATTACGACTATGAAGCAATAAAAGAAAAAGCAAATTGGCCGGGAGGAAGCTGGGCGCGTTCCAAGTGTTATGATGATGACACAACAGGCAAGTTGCGGTCGTTTTATGGCAATGGGGCTAAGTGGGAAGGTTCTGAAACACGAAACAAGCGTACAGTTTGGACCGTGCCTACCAAACCCTTCTCTGGAGCGCATTTTGCCACATTCCCACCAAAATTGATTGAACCCTGCATCCTTGCCGGGTGTCCGGAGGGTGGAATAGTGCTGGACCCATTCATGGGAGCAGGGACAACGGCTTTAGTTGCAATAGAGTTGAGCAGAAATTACATTGGCATAGAACTTAATCCTGAATACATAAAAATTGCCGAAAATAGACTCAAAAACATTCAGATGAACCTTAATTTTTTTACCCATTCCACACAATAA